Proteins from a single region of Streptomyces glaucescens:
- a CDS encoding AI-2E family transporter: MASTDETGQAAQHASSNGTTPPGRPPADGAGPGARMPRWLPRAMVLALALIAAFQLGSWAFHQLTGLLINILIAFFLALAVEPAVSWMAARGMRRGFGTFLVFLAVTVVAAGFVTLLGSMLAGQIVTMVEGFPDYLDSVINWINTHFHTDLKRVDIQEGLLRSDWLRNYVQNSATGVLDVSAQVLGGLFQLLTIGLFSFYFAADGPRLRRTICSVLPPARQAEVLRAWEIAVDKTGGYLYSRGLMALVSGVAHYVLLEALGVPYAPVLAVWVGLVSQFIPTIGTYLAGALPMLIAFTVDPWYALWVLIFVVIYQQFENYVLQPKVTSKTVDIHPAVAFGSVVAGTALLGAVGALIAIPAIATLQAFLGAYVKRYAVTDDPRVHGHRGRGNGPGPILRLRGLWRRRRPAGPPPRS; encoded by the coding sequence GTGGCATCCACAGACGAGACCGGGCAGGCAGCCCAGCACGCATCCTCGAACGGAACGACGCCGCCCGGACGGCCCCCGGCCGACGGCGCCGGGCCGGGCGCGCGCATGCCCCGGTGGTTGCCGCGGGCCATGGTGCTGGCGCTCGCGCTCATCGCCGCGTTCCAGCTCGGCAGCTGGGCCTTCCACCAGCTCACCGGCCTGCTGATCAACATTCTGATCGCGTTCTTCCTGGCCCTCGCCGTGGAGCCGGCGGTGAGCTGGATGGCCGCGCGCGGGATGCGCCGGGGGTTCGGCACCTTCCTGGTGTTCCTCGCCGTGACGGTGGTGGCCGCCGGCTTCGTCACCCTGCTCGGGTCCATGCTGGCGGGCCAGATCGTCACCATGGTCGAGGGCTTCCCGGACTACCTCGACTCGGTGATCAACTGGATCAACACCCACTTCCACACCGATCTGAAACGGGTGGACATCCAGGAGGGCCTGCTCCGCTCCGACTGGCTGCGCAACTACGTGCAGAACAGCGCCACCGGAGTGCTCGACGTGTCGGCGCAGGTCCTCGGGGGACTGTTCCAGCTGCTGACCATCGGGCTGTTCTCGTTCTACTTCGCCGCCGACGGGCCGAGGCTGCGCCGGACGATCTGCTCGGTGCTGCCGCCGGCCCGGCAGGCCGAGGTGCTGCGCGCCTGGGAGATCGCCGTGGACAAGACCGGCGGCTACCTGTATTCGCGCGGCCTGATGGCGCTCGTCTCCGGCGTCGCCCACTACGTGCTGCTGGAGGCCCTGGGCGTGCCCTACGCGCCCGTGCTGGCCGTCTGGGTGGGCCTGGTGTCGCAGTTCATCCCCACCATCGGCACCTACCTCGCGGGCGCCCTGCCGATGCTGATCGCCTTCACCGTGGACCCCTGGTACGCGCTGTGGGTGCTGATCTTCGTCGTGATCTACCAGCAGTTCGAGAACTACGTCCTGCAGCCCAAGGTCACCTCCAAGACCGTCGACATCCACCCGGCGGTCGCCTTCGGCTCGGTCGTCGCCGGCACCGCGCTGCTCGGCGCGGTCGGCGCGCTGATCGCCATCCCGGCGATCGCCACGCTCCAGGCGTTCCTCGGGGCGTACGTGAAGCGGTACGCCGTGACGGACGACCCGCGGGTCCACGGCCACCGCGGGCGGGGCAACGGGCCCGGTCCGATCCTGCGCCTGCGGGGCCTGTGGCGGAGGCGGCGGCCCGCCGGGCCCCCTCCGCGCTCCTAG
- the recA gene encoding recombinase RecA: MAGTDREKALDAALAQIERQFGKGAVMRMGERSKEPIEVIPTGSTALDVALGVGGLPRGRVVEIYGPESSGKTTLTLHAVANAQKAGGQVAFVDAEHALDPEYARKLGVDIDNLILSQPDNGEQALEIVDMLVRSGALDLIVIDSVAALVPRAEIEGEMGDSHVGLQARLMSQALRKITSALNQSKTTAIFINQLREKIGVMFGSPETTTGGRALKFYASVRIDIRRIETLKDGTEAVGNRTRCKVVKNKVAPPFKQAEFDILYGQGISREGGLIDMGVEHGFVRKAGAWYTYEGDQLGQGKENARNFLKDNPDLANEIEKKIKEKLGVGVRPEEPAAEPGADAAVATATDDAAKPVPAPAAAKTAKTKAAAAKS; the protein is encoded by the coding sequence ATGGCAGGAACCGACCGCGAGAAGGCTCTCGACGCCGCCCTCGCGCAGATTGAACGGCAATTCGGCAAGGGCGCGGTCATGCGCATGGGCGAGCGGTCCAAGGAGCCCATCGAGGTCATCCCGACCGGGTCGACCGCGCTCGACGTGGCCCTCGGCGTGGGCGGTCTGCCCCGCGGCCGTGTGGTGGAGATCTACGGGCCGGAGTCCTCCGGCAAGACCACGCTGACCCTGCACGCCGTGGCCAACGCCCAGAAGGCCGGCGGCCAGGTCGCCTTCGTGGACGCAGAGCACGCCCTCGACCCGGAGTACGCGCGCAAGCTCGGCGTCGACATCGACAACCTCATCCTCTCCCAGCCCGACAACGGCGAGCAGGCCCTGGAGATCGTGGACATGCTGGTCCGCTCCGGTGCCCTCGACCTGATCGTCATCGACTCGGTCGCCGCGCTCGTCCCGCGCGCGGAGATCGAGGGCGAGATGGGCGACAGCCACGTGGGTCTGCAGGCCCGCCTCATGAGCCAGGCCCTGCGGAAGATCACCAGCGCGCTCAACCAGTCCAAGACCACGGCCATCTTCATCAACCAGCTCCGCGAGAAGATCGGCGTGATGTTCGGCTCCCCGGAGACCACGACCGGTGGCCGGGCGCTGAAGTTCTACGCCTCGGTGCGTATCGACATCCGCCGCATCGAGACCCTGAAGGACGGCACGGAGGCGGTCGGCAACCGCACCCGCTGCAAGGTCGTGAAGAACAAGGTCGCGCCGCCCTTCAAGCAGGCCGAGTTCGACATCCTCTACGGCCAGGGCATCAGCCGCGAGGGCGGCCTGATCGACATGGGCGTGGAGCACGGCTTCGTCCGCAAGGCGGGCGCCTGGTACACGTACGAGGGCGACCAGCTCGGCCAGGGCAAGGAGAACGCGCGCAACTTCCTCAAGGACAACCCCGACCTGGCCAACGAGATCGAGAAGAAGATCAAGGAGAAGCTGGGCGTCGGCGTGCGGCCCGAGGAGCCGGCGGCCGAGCCCGGTGCGGACGCCGCGGTCGCCACCGCCACGGACGACGCCGCGAAGCCGGTGCCCGCCCCGGCTGCGGCGAAGACGGCCAAGACCAAGGCCGCGGCCGCCAAGAGCTGA
- the recX gene encoding recombination regulator RecX, translating into MTRRTDWADAHPGIPWEPGTEGGRHAAGPGDDRPDADPYPGAGTSADARRGTGGSRRGRRRRGFGEPSAEGGGSSSSSRAEKEESSGDPAERARAICLRLLTGTPRTRKQLADALRKREIPDDVAEEVLSRFEEVGLIDDSAFADAWVESRHHGRGLARRALARELRTKGVDSTLIDAAVAQLDAEQEEATARELVARKLRATRGLDRDKRLRRLAGMLARKGYSEGLALRVVRQALEEEGEDTEFLEDEGF; encoded by the coding sequence GTGACACGGCGAACCGACTGGGCCGACGCCCACCCCGGCATCCCGTGGGAGCCGGGGACCGAGGGCGGGAGGCACGCTGCCGGACCCGGTGACGACCGTCCGGACGCGGACCCGTACCCCGGTGCGGGGACGTCCGCGGACGCCCGGCGCGGCACGGGCGGCTCACGAAGAGGGCGCCGGCGGCGCGGCTTCGGAGAACCGTCCGCCGAGGGCGGGGGCTCCTCTTCCTCGTCGAGGGCCGAGAAGGAGGAGTCCTCAGGGGACCCGGCTGAGCGGGCACGGGCCATCTGCCTGCGCCTGCTCACCGGGACCCCGCGCACCCGCAAGCAACTCGCGGACGCCCTGCGCAAGCGGGAGATCCCGGACGACGTCGCCGAGGAGGTGCTGTCACGGTTCGAAGAGGTCGGCCTGATCGACGACAGCGCCTTCGCCGACGCCTGGGTGGAGTCCCGGCACCACGGCCGCGGGCTGGCCAGACGGGCGCTCGCACGGGAGCTGCGGACCAAGGGAGTCGACTCCACCCTGATCGACGCGGCGGTCGCCCAGCTCGACGCGGAGCAGGAGGAGGCGACCGCGCGGGAGCTGGTCGCCCGCAAGCTGCGCGCCACTCGGGGCCTGGACCGCGACAAGCGCCTGCGCCGCCTCGCGGGGATGCTCGCCCGCAAGGGCTACTCCGAGGGCCTGGCCCTGCGGGTCGTCCGGCAGGCGCTGGAGGAGGAGGGGGAGGACACGGAGTTCCTGGAGGACGAGGGGTTCTGA
- a CDS encoding rhodanese-like domain-containing protein — protein MSGPREEPVGIDTLLEQVRARYRRIEPREAYDAQQTGEALLVDIRYATLRERDGLVPGALVVERNELEWRLDPWGSHRLPEATGHDLRVVVLCNEGYASSLAAESLHRLGLHRATDLVGGFQAWRAAGLPVVV, from the coding sequence GTGAGCGGGCCGCGCGAGGAGCCGGTGGGCATCGACACGTTGCTGGAGCAGGTACGGGCGCGCTACCGGCGGATCGAGCCGAGGGAGGCGTACGACGCCCAGCAGACCGGTGAGGCGCTGCTGGTCGACATCCGGTACGCCACCCTGCGGGAGCGGGACGGCCTGGTCCCCGGTGCCCTCGTCGTGGAGCGCAACGAGCTGGAGTGGCGCCTGGACCCCTGGGGCAGTCACCGGCTGCCCGAGGCCACCGGCCATGACCTGCGGGTCGTGGTGCTGTGCAACGAGGGTTACGCGTCGAGCCTCGCCGCCGAGTCGCTGCACCGGCTGGGGCTGCACCGGGCCACGGACCTGGTGGGCGGGTTCCAGGCGTGGCGGGCGGCGGGGCTGCCGGTGGTCGTCTGA
- a CDS encoding cysteine dioxygenase, giving the protein MSALSSPRSFSAPARGRVPAPSQADLLDFARRTAADTELIDSLPLDPEGRTWVRLQGPGGSEAWLIGWPPGTGTGWHDHADSVGAFFTARGELKENALAARLPTDGWKTLELSENVDRERRLPAGRGRAFGRHHVHEVLNESTEEHAISVHAYYPPLPRIRRYSRTGQVLRLEHVERPEDWQ; this is encoded by the coding sequence GTGTCTGCCCTTTCCTCCCCCCGTTCCTTCTCCGCGCCCGCCCGCGGGCGCGTCCCCGCTCCCTCCCAGGCCGATCTGCTGGACTTCGCCCGGCGTACGGCCGCCGACACCGAGCTGATCGACTCGCTGCCGCTCGATCCGGAAGGCCGCACCTGGGTGCGGCTCCAGGGGCCCGGCGGCAGTGAGGCCTGGCTGATCGGCTGGCCGCCCGGGACGGGCACCGGCTGGCACGACCACGCCGACTCCGTGGGAGCCTTCTTCACCGCGCGCGGCGAGCTGAAGGAGAACGCGCTCGCCGCCCGGCTGCCCACCGACGGCTGGAAGACCCTCGAACTCTCCGAGAACGTGGACCGGGAGCGCCGGCTGCCGGCAGGCCGGGGCCGCGCCTTCGGCCGCCACCACGTCCACGAGGTACTGAACGAGTCGACCGAGGAGCACGCGATCTCCGTGCACGCCTACTATCCGCCGCTGCCGCGGATCCGCCGTTACAGCCGCACCGGCCAGGTGCTGCGCCTGGAGCACGTGGAGCGCCCCGAGGACTGGCAGTGA
- a CDS encoding putative leader peptide codes for MCPHGDSELTRSDRRGVLRIVTDTYVRLWRRVHVDLVRYAGCVCRPSC; via the coding sequence GTGTGTCCGCATGGTGACAGCGAGTTGACCCGCTCGGACCGGCGTGGTGTACTCCGGATCGTGACCGACACGTACGTACGCCTGTGGCGGAGGGTCCATGTGGACCTCGTCCGCTATGCGGGCTGCGTGTGTCGGCCGTCCTGCTGA